The Deinococcus ruber genomic interval CACGGGCGTCCTGCTGGCTGTGGGCGTGCCGCTGCTCTACAAGCCGCTCAATACCTTCAGCGGGGTCGGTCTGCTGGCAGGGGCAGGGGGGGCGCTCGGCCCAAAGATCTGGGACTTGATCAGTGCGCGGGGACTCAACCTCGGGCTGACCTGGCTGGCCTCGTCGGTGGCTGGCCCGCTTGCCGCGCTCGCCGCCAAAGCCGCCGCCAAGGATGGTGACTCGAATGGAACACAGCAAACCCCTCCGCCTTCACCACCTCCCACCGGAGACCAGCGTGGGCCGTGAACGCGTGAGCCGCTTCGTCCGTACCCACACACCCTTTCAGCCGCCAAAGTTTACGATCTGGCACTTCGTGGGCCTGCTGATCCTGGTAGGGCTATTGGTGTTCACCCAGCGTGCGCCGGGCGTGATGGCCGACGTGAGCAGCTTGGTGATCGGTAGTGAGAAGTCGAGTTGGCAGCTGGCGATCTACGTCCGCATCACCATCATCGTGCTGGCGCTGTACGTGCTGTTCGGCATTCGTGGGCAGCACTGGATGGTGACCATCGGGATCCCCTGCGGAATTCTGGGCTTCGAGCTCCGGCTGGGCGAGAACCGCATTACCCACGACCCCCTGACGCTGGGCTTTTTTCTGGTGCAACTGATGTGCTTCTTCTTTCTCGCCCGGCTGATCACCCGTCAGCCAGATCCACCCAAGAGGCGTATATGAAACTGACTTCCCTTCTGATCGCCAAGCTCGCGTATCCGGGCATGCCTGCTGTGCTGGTGGAGACCTGGGCCACGAAGCTCGGCGCGGCCTGCGAGGACGCAGGGATCGACACGCCGCAGCGCCTGAGTCACTTCCTCGCCCAGGTGACGCACGAGTCGGAGGGCTTCCGGTGGATGGTGGAACTGTGGGGGCCGACGCCCGCCCAGATTCGCTATGAAGGTCGCCTGGATCTGGGGAACACCCAGCCGGGCGACGGGTTCCGGTACCGGGGCCGCGGGCCGATGATGCTCACCGGGCGCGGGAATTACCGCACCGTCGGGCAGCGCATCGGGTACCCGCTCGAACAGCAGCCGGAGCTGGCTTCACAGATCGGCGTCGGCAGTCTGGTGGCCTGCGATTACTGGAACGCACACCGACTGAACACCATGGCGGATCTGGGCGGGCTGACGATGGTCCCGGCCATCACGCGCATCGTCAACGGCGGGCTGAACAATCTCGATGACCGGCAGCAACGCTATCGACTGGCCGCGAAAGCGCTGGGCATCTGACGCGCTCTTAGATCGGCGTGATGTTGGTAGTGGGCCAATCCTTTTTTCGTTGGCTATCACGCTGGTCCTGCCAATGGGCACGCAGGCAGATGGCGAGAACGCTGAGGGCGAGCAGACAGCCCGCACCGAACTCCACGAGCAGGATTTGTAGCAGGAGCATGCTTCAGCATATTCCAAAAGATGAATCTTGATTAAACACTTCCTCATAGAGAGCCAGATTTCTGTTGTAAGTACTTTCGCCCTCTCCCGGCCTCATCCATCGTGGTGAGGCCGAGTCCGTTCTGGAGGCAACATGCCCACTGAAATCGACCTCAAGCGCACTGTGCGGGCTGTACGCAACCGCATTGAAGGCGGGCTGGACGGCCCAGACATTTCTCAGCCGGGCGAGATGACGCCATACATCCAGATGATCGATGGCGCATTACTGCCGGGCGGCTTCACGCTCTTCTGCCCTGGTTGTGCAGAGCGTGTGAGCCTGCCCACGGCTGGCCCCGGCCCACACTGGGCAGCGACTGGCGACCTCGATGCGGGCACGCTGACCCTGACACCAAGCATCTGGCACAGCAACGGCTGCGGCTGGCACGGCTACCTCACGAACGGCGTCTTTTCACCCGTCTAACTCACTCTCTTGGAGGCAACATGACCGCACCTGTGAAAGCAAAACCGTTCTGGCAGTCCAAGACTTTCTGGGCCGCCGTCTTCGCCGCGCTGATCGGCGGATATCGTCTGATCGCCCCAAACTACCACTGGGATATCGGCTGGGTTCCTGCGGCTGAGTACATCCTGACCGGCCTCGGGCTGTGGGGCATCCGCACGGCCAACACCACCATCGGGCAGCCCACACCGACTACACCCGACAACGTTGTACCGAGCACGCCTGCTGGCCTGGAGGATTTACAGAAATGAATCAACTGGTTGATCTGTTGATGAACCTGACCGGCGGCAAGCTCACGGTCGCAGGTGTCCTGAAGCTGGCTCCGGTCCTCGCGCCGATCATCGCTGATC includes:
- a CDS encoding glycoside hydrolase family 19 protein, whose translation is MKLTSLLIAKLAYPGMPAVLVETWATKLGAACEDAGIDTPQRLSHFLAQVTHESEGFRWMVELWGPTPAQIRYEGRLDLGNTQPGDGFRYRGRGPMMLTGRGNYRTVGQRIGYPLEQQPELASQIGVGSLVACDYWNAHRLNTMADLGGLTMVPAITRIVNGGLNNLDDRQQRYRLAAKALGI
- a CDS encoding DUF6527 family protein — encoded protein: MPTEIDLKRTVRAVRNRIEGGLDGPDISQPGEMTPYIQMIDGALLPGGFTLFCPGCAERVSLPTAGPGPHWAATGDLDAGTLTLTPSIWHSNGCGWHGYLTNGVFSPV